One Halonatronomonas betaini DNA segment encodes these proteins:
- a CDS encoding ABC transporter substrate-binding protein: MRSKYLVYLLVPVLVLGLSIGVIAERVPELNIMTTTEGYDPVRYEAAFLIQENLAELGIEVSVEPTEFSTLIQNFYNEQDFEIAIAGWSGRVDRLDPQHFLGTLESGQADLGGNNPGGYVNERYDELFALQAKEFDQDQRREYVLEMQEIAMDEQPVNILFFRDEVVAYNHNNFEGFVPMAGEAIYNEWIPFDVDPLGEDRMLTIGTTQEPDNINPLDSTTVWGWKFMRMYYDKLIRLSPDIEPLPWAAESVDAIDDNTIEVVLREGMLFHDGEPVTVEDIKFTYDYFREQDFAYFRPFYQPLDEVTIVDDNTLHFVLEEPTSFFITVTLSQIPILPKHLWEDIEAADQLNPEDVPTVGSGPLKFDTYDRGEYKRLVKFDDYFKADDINIDGVDFNIYADSEGVYTALATEEIDMTAWRLEPAQIELAEQEDHLTVVSVPDFGYYHMTYNLRVPPMDDVEFRRALAHAVPYETFINVLLDGLGERGTSIIAPVNAFWHNPDVPLYDYDLDLARERLENAGYWWDDDGRLNFPE, from the coding sequence TTATGAAGCAGCCTTTTTGATTCAGGAGAACTTAGCAGAGCTTGGCATTGAAGTTTCAGTAGAGCCGACAGAGTTTAGTACATTAATTCAGAATTTTTATAATGAACAGGACTTTGAGATTGCCATAGCAGGTTGGTCAGGTAGAGTAGATAGACTTGATCCCCAGCATTTCTTAGGAACACTGGAATCAGGTCAGGCAGATCTTGGAGGCAATAACCCTGGTGGCTATGTTAATGAGCGTTATGATGAACTTTTTGCTCTCCAGGCCAAAGAATTTGACCAGGATCAGAGAAGAGAGTATGTGCTTGAGATGCAGGAGATAGCCATGGATGAACAGCCAGTCAATATTTTATTCTTCAGAGATGAAGTAGTTGCATATAACCACAATAACTTTGAAGGTTTTGTACCAATGGCTGGAGAGGCTATTTATAATGAATGGATTCCATTTGATGTAGATCCTCTAGGGGAAGATAGAATGTTAACTATCGGTACAACCCAGGAACCAGATAATATCAACCCATTAGATTCAACAACTGTCTGGGGATGGAAATTTATGAGAATGTATTATGACAAATTAATCAGGTTATCACCTGATATTGAGCCATTACCCTGGGCAGCAGAATCTGTTGACGCCATCGATGATAATACAATCGAAGTTGTCTTAAGAGAAGGTATGTTATTCCATGATGGCGAACCGGTAACAGTCGAAGATATTAAATTCACCTATGATTATTTCCGGGAACAGGACTTTGCCTATTTTAGACCGTTTTATCAGCCATTAGATGAAGTTACAATAGTCGATGATAATACTCTTCATTTTGTTCTAGAAGAGCCAACATCATTCTTTATAACAGTTACTTTAAGTCAGATTCCAATTCTTCCAAAGCATCTCTGGGAAGATATAGAAGCAGCAGATCAGCTCAATCCTGAAGATGTACCGACTGTAGGTAGTGGTCCATTAAAATTTGACACCTATGACAGAGGTGAATACAAGAGATTAGTCAAATTTGATGATTATTTTAAAGCCGATGACATCAATATAGATGGAGTAGATTTTAATATCTATGCTGACTCTGAAGGTGTCTATACAGCCCTGGCAACAGAAGAAATAGATATGACAGCCTGGAGACTGGAACCTGCTCAGATTGAACTTGCTGAACAGGAAGATCATCTGACAGTCGTTAGTGTACCAGACTTTGGCTATTACCATATGACTTATAATTTAAGAGTTCCTCCAATGGATGACGTTGAATTCAGAAGAGCCCTTGCCCATGCAGTACCCTATGAAACCTTCATAAACGTATTGCTTGATGGCCTTGGAGAAAGAGGAACCTCAATAATCGCACCTGTTAATGCATTCTGGCATAATCCAGATGTCCCTCTCTATGATTATGATCTAGATCTAGCCCGTGAAAGATTAGAAAATGCAGGTTACTGGTGGGATGATGACGGAAGATTGAATTTCCCTGAATAG
- a CDS encoding ABC transporter permease codes for MGKGQYIAKRLIQLVITFLIILTILFFLFRLALPDPTAALVMDGLSAEEQAMVRERFGLDRPIVEQYFIYLRNFMRGEFGLSFHYKSPVFPILMEKLFNTLALMLPAIFVSYLIGPLLGVLLSWKRGSNIEFTGIIGGLTLRSAPVFWTGMIFIMVFGIWLGILPTSGMRTLPYEASSNLDKILTLDYLRHLILPMFTIAIYYLGLPMLIMRNTMLEIMGEDFIELCQAKGLSERKIMYKHVARNALLPVVTQAAITIGLAVGGQVVVEVVFSWPGLGREMIQAVRTSDFPMAQSAFMMMAGLVLVMNTVADLLYSYLDPRVVLKGGDK; via the coding sequence ATGGGAAAAGGGCAATATATAGCAAAACGATTAATTCAGCTAGTTATTACTTTCCTGATTATTTTAACAATCCTGTTTTTCTTATTTAGACTGGCATTACCAGATCCAACAGCAGCATTAGTCATGGATGGCCTATCTGCTGAAGAACAGGCAATGGTTAGAGAAAGGTTCGGTCTTGATAGACCAATAGTTGAGCAGTATTTTATTTACTTAAGAAATTTTATGCGAGGAGAATTTGGACTTTCATTCCATTATAAATCTCCAGTCTTTCCTATTTTAATGGAAAAACTTTTTAATACGCTGGCCTTAATGTTACCGGCAATCTTTGTATCCTATTTAATTGGGCCACTGCTTGGAGTATTATTATCCTGGAAAAGAGGCAGCAATATTGAATTTACAGGGATTATAGGTGGATTAACCCTTCGCTCAGCTCCAGTTTTCTGGACAGGGATGATCTTTATTATGGTCTTTGGCATCTGGCTGGGGATTCTGCCTACCAGTGGCATGAGAACATTACCCTATGAAGCCAGCAGTAATTTAGATAAAATTTTAACCCTGGATTATTTAAGGCATCTAATCCTGCCGATGTTTACAATAGCAATTTATTATTTAGGCCTGCCGATGTTAATTATGAGAAATACAATGTTAGAGATTATGGGGGAAGATTTTATAGAACTATGTCAGGCCAAAGGTTTAAGCGAGAGAAAGATTATGTATAAACATGTTGCCAGGAACGCACTATTACCAGTCGTCACCCAGGCTGCTATTACAATTGGCCTGGCTGTTGGCGGTCAGGTTGTTGTTGAAGTTGTCTTCTCCTGGCCAGGTTTAGGCAGAGAGATGATTCAGGCAGTTAGAACCAGTGATTTCCCAATGGCCCAGAGTGCCTTTATGATGATGGCCGGACTTGTGCTGGTTATGAATACAGTGGCCGATTTACTTTATAGTTATTTAGATCCCCGGGTTGTCTTAAAAGGGGGAGATAAATAA
- a CDS encoding ABC transporter permease subunit has translation MAKNKKGLKERLKYLKPMLMNIIEPFKIIIKDPLGRIGAVILSIIVLIAIFAPVLATHNPNIMNERIEGSVIPFDEDGNWSNYQIIGEKPLNEVAVGLEYELAVADGGFIYEREIDGDWIEYDLGQDLDFLAAAVYQDFKLVGGEAGLILFQNEDGNWEQLDTPVDTNINDIYLFSRDSAYAVGDNGTFLSWNGQEWSQIDSGTERNLREISFISPDDGIIVGDRGTIIHYRDDQLEEPSFRAFTDATFRDLLAVSYYNENQAIAVGERATIMVYDGEDWYTDDSGASRSLNGVIHISENEAYAIGLRGTILKYDGENWETIDRITRRDYRGITFAMDRGYIYGVEPYVNELAPPSGDHLFGTTHLGRDIWSQVMYGTRTALMVGIIAALVVNLIGATVGLIAGYYRGNIDNVLMRIVDIMYGLPLEPFAIILVLIFEPSLWIIIMAIGLLTWRTNARIIRSQVLSLVERPFIKAARVAGASDLRIMLIHITPNILPLAFLQLAVAMGYAITAEATLSFLGLGPPQIYSWGTILHSARLSGAWRTAWWWVIPPGLFISVTVVSVFLISRSLEVLTNPRLRGGRDNAPEPEEPKNLLPNEQPNN, from the coding sequence ATGGCTAAAAACAAAAAAGGACTTAAAGAGCGACTTAAATATTTAAAACCAATGTTAATGAATATTATTGAACCCTTTAAAATTATTATAAAGGATCCCCTGGGCAGAATTGGGGCGGTAATCCTATCTATTATTGTATTGATAGCAATTTTTGCTCCAGTTTTAGCAACCCACAATCCAAATATAATGAATGAGAGAATTGAAGGCAGTGTCATTCCCTTTGATGAGGATGGCAACTGGAGTAATTACCAGATTATAGGAGAAAAACCTTTAAATGAAGTTGCTGTTGGATTAGAATATGAGTTAGCTGTTGCAGATGGAGGCTTTATCTATGAAAGAGAAATCGATGGAGACTGGATCGAATATGATTTAGGTCAGGACCTTGATTTCCTGGCAGCAGCAGTCTATCAGGATTTTAAATTAGTTGGCGGTGAAGCCGGCCTGATTTTATTTCAAAATGAAGATGGCAATTGGGAACAACTGGATACCCCGGTAGATACCAATATCAACGATATTTATCTCTTTTCAAGAGACTCAGCCTATGCAGTCGGAGATAATGGCACCTTTTTAAGCTGGAATGGCCAGGAATGGTCTCAGATTGACTCTGGTACTGAAAGAAACTTAAGAGAGATAAGCTTTATAAGTCCTGATGACGGTATAATAGTTGGTGACAGAGGAACTATCATTCATTATAGAGATGATCAATTAGAGGAGCCATCCTTTAGAGCCTTTACAGATGCAACCTTTAGAGATCTCCTGGCTGTATCCTATTATAATGAAAATCAGGCAATTGCAGTTGGCGAGCGAGCCACTATTATGGTATATGATGGAGAAGACTGGTATACCGATGATAGCGGAGCTTCAAGATCTTTAAATGGTGTTATCCATATCTCAGAAAATGAAGCCTACGCGATCGGTTTAAGAGGAACAATTTTAAAATATGATGGCGAAAACTGGGAAACAATTGATAGAATTACCAGACGTGATTATCGAGGCATTACTTTTGCAATGGATCGGGGCTATATCTATGGAGTTGAGCCCTATGTCAATGAGCTGGCACCGCCTTCTGGAGATCACCTCTTTGGCACCACCCATCTTGGCCGGGATATCTGGAGCCAGGTTATGTATGGAACCAGAACTGCTCTGATGGTTGGAATTATTGCTGCCCTGGTGGTTAACCTGATCGGGGCAACAGTCGGTCTGATAGCAGGATATTATCGAGGTAATATTGATAATGTTTTAATGAGAATTGTTGATATTATGTATGGCCTGCCTTTAGAGCCATTTGCAATAATTCTTGTTCTAATCTTTGAGCCAAGCCTCTGGATTATAATAATGGCCATCGGTCTTTTAACCTGGCGGACAAATGCAAGAATCATCCGCTCCCAGGTTTTATCATTAGTTGAGAGACCATTTATTAAGGCAGCCAGAGTAGCTGGAGCCAGTGATTTAAGAATAATGTTGATTCATATAACCCCAAATATTCTACCGCTGGCATTTTTACAGCTGGCAGTAGCAATGGGCTATGCAATTACAGCAGAAGCAACGCTTAGCTTCCTTGGTCTTGGGCCGCCACAGATATATAGCTGGGGAACAATTCTCCATTCAGCCCGTCTTTCAGGCGCCTGGAGAACTGCCTGGTGGTGGGTAATTCCACCTGGTCTATTTATATCTGTAACTGTTGTTTCAGTATTTTTAATATCAAGATCTCTGGAAGTTCTTACAAACCCAAGATTGAGAGGAGGTAGAGATAATGCTCCTGAACCTGAAGAACCTAAAAACCTATTACCGAATGAACAACCAAATAATTAA
- a CDS encoding ABC transporter ATP-binding protein, whose amino-acid sequence MLLNLKNLKTYYRMNNQIIKAVDGVSFKLRSGENLGLVGESGCGKTTTAKSINRILPSNGGIVGGEINFQGKDLAKLSDAELNKIRWQEIAMVTQSAMNALNPVYKIGDQMVEAFQTHIKINREEALDRSAHLFSLVGLEKSRLKDYPHQLSGGMKQRVVIAMAMALDPPLIIADEPTTALDVVVQDGILKQFVYLQNKIDSSIILVTHDISVVAELCQRTAVMYAGRIMEQGTTREIFKEAYHPYTLGLINAFPTLEAAKDNLISIPGSPPNLARDLNGCRFKDRCPFATELCEQDPEITEVGPEHLVACHYPERVAEFREKAALPKTWDQDQSPVEIKSSVKDKDILDVDGLRKVFNLKGEGFLGRKKRKLKAVDGVNFQVKAKEILGFAGESGSGKSTLGELVARLQKPTDGRILYLGQDISALRKRELKSFREKLQVVFQDPYETLNPRFTVMQTIMEPLKIHNIGDNFFERLEMVKSALHKAELRPVDDFIDRFPHQLSGGQRQRVALARAIVLEPEFIIADEPVSMLDVSVRAGILNLLKRLRDDLGASIIYISHDLATIRYVCDRTAILYLGRIMEIGETETVIKNAAHPYTRLLLAAVPIPDPDRNRERVDPRGEIPDPIDLPNGCRFHGRCVEATPECGFEGKDIEQVIIKAQNHPDYPEKYKELESIKNMETNGYNIEITLAPEKIERDGFENHLKKLAADWNSSLPEAVTAWEWNSNKLTIKFDSKKEPELRPGPDGQQVACVLY is encoded by the coding sequence ATGCTCCTGAACCTGAAGAACCTAAAAACCTATTACCGAATGAACAACCAAATAATTAAAGCAGTAGATGGAGTTTCATTTAAACTTAGATCAGGAGAAAATCTCGGCCTGGTCGGTGAAAGTGGCTGTGGCAAAACGACCACAGCCAAATCAATTAATCGGATCCTGCCATCAAATGGTGGCATAGTTGGTGGTGAAATCAACTTTCAGGGCAAAGATCTAGCAAAATTATCAGATGCCGAATTAAATAAAATCCGCTGGCAGGAGATAGCCATGGTGACCCAGAGTGCCATGAATGCCCTGAACCCAGTCTATAAAATTGGCGATCAGATGGTCGAGGCATTCCAGACCCATATTAAGATTAACAGAGAGGAAGCCCTTGATCGTTCAGCCCACCTCTTTTCCCTGGTTGGACTGGAAAAGAGCCGTTTAAAGGATTATCCCCATCAGCTTTCTGGTGGCATGAAACAGAGAGTTGTTATTGCCATGGCAATGGCACTGGATCCGCCATTAATTATTGCAGATGAACCGACAACTGCCCTGGATGTTGTTGTCCAGGATGGAATCTTAAAGCAGTTTGTTTATCTCCAGAATAAGATCGATTCATCAATAATTCTGGTAACCCATGATATTTCAGTGGTGGCTGAACTCTGCCAGCGAACAGCAGTTATGTATGCCGGTAGAATCATGGAACAGGGAACAACCAGAGAGATATTTAAGGAAGCCTATCATCCCTATACACTTGGGTTGATTAATGCCTTCCCGACACTGGAGGCAGCTAAAGATAATCTAATCTCAATTCCTGGTTCACCGCCAAATCTGGCCAGGGATCTAAATGGTTGTCGTTTTAAAGATCGGTGTCCATTTGCTACAGAATTATGTGAACAGGATCCGGAAATAACAGAAGTTGGCCCTGAACATTTAGTGGCCTGTCATTACCCGGAGAGGGTTGCAGAATTCAGAGAAAAAGCTGCATTACCTAAAACCTGGGATCAGGATCAGAGTCCAGTTGAAATAAAAAGTAGTGTTAAAGATAAAGATATTTTAGATGTTGATGGATTAAGAAAAGTCTTTAACTTAAAGGGAGAAGGCTTTCTTGGCCGGAAAAAAAGAAAACTTAAAGCAGTAGACGGAGTTAATTTTCAAGTTAAAGCAAAAGAAATTCTCGGGTTTGCCGGGGAGAGTGGCTCTGGAAAATCAACTTTAGGTGAATTAGTTGCCAGATTGCAAAAACCTACAGATGGTAGAATCTTATACCTGGGCCAGGATATCTCAGCTTTAAGAAAAAGAGAATTAAAATCATTCAGAGAAAAACTTCAGGTAGTCTTTCAGGATCCATATGAGACGTTAAATCCACGCTTTACTGTAATGCAGACAATCATGGAACCTTTAAAGATCCATAATATCGGTGATAATTTCTTTGAAAGGCTGGAAATGGTTAAATCTGCACTCCATAAAGCAGAGTTAAGGCCAGTCGATGACTTTATAGATCGCTTTCCCCATCAGCTTTCTGGTGGGCAGCGGCAGAGAGTTGCTCTGGCCAGGGCGATAGTCTTAGAGCCAGAATTTATTATTGCAGATGAACCTGTATCCATGCTTGATGTATCAGTAAGAGCCGGTATTTTAAATCTACTAAAAAGATTGAGAGATGATCTAGGAGCTTCAATTATTTATATCTCCCATGACCTGGCAACAATCAGGTATGTCTGTGACAGGACAGCTATCCTTTATCTAGGCAGGATTATGGAGATAGGTGAGACAGAGACAGTTATTAAAAATGCTGCCCATCCCTATACCAGGCTGCTCCTGGCAGCAGTTCCAATTCCAGATCCAGATCGGAATAGAGAGAGGGTGGATCCGAGAGGAGAGATACCGGATCCTATCGACTTACCGAATGGCTGCCGTTTCCATGGAAGATGTGTTGAAGCAACTCCAGAATGTGGCTTTGAAGGTAAAGATATAGAACAGGTGATAATTAAAGCCCAAAACCATCCAGACTATCCAGAGAAGTATAAAGAACTGGAGAGTATAAAAAATATGGAAACCAACGGTTATAATATAGAAATAACTCTAGCCCCTGAAAAAATTGAGAGAGATGGCTTCGAAAATCATCTAAAAAAACTGGCAGCAGATTGGAATAGTTCATTGCCAGAAGCTGTAACAGCCTGGGAATGGAACTCAAATAAACTAACTATTAAATTTGATTCCAAAAAAGAGCCAGAGCTAAGACCAGGACCGGATGGTCAGCAGGTAGCCTGTGTCTTATATTAA
- a CDS encoding glycine betaine uptake BCCT transporter, producing MAEEEKQQRGKGLKDIDPTIFWVSAIISAILIVWGAIATDHFGGIIDNVFNFLVGSFGWLYLLFTMVIFILVIILGFSKFGKIRLGKPGEEPEYSTRSWIAMLFSAGMGIGLVFWGVAEPIMHYAAPPFGIEAGTDAAALEAGASSFFHWGLHPWALYAFFGLMLAYFSFRRGLPQLPSSTLYPLLGKKGVKGGWGKVFNILAVFATLFGIATSLGLGAQQINSGLNELVGMPVSNNMASIIVVVITFAFIISAVTGIDKGIKILSNINITIGGILLAFVIIFGPTVFILSYTIEATGEYINQFLTRSFYTGSVTGDPWPGWWTIFYWAWWIAWTPFVGGFIARISRGRTIREFVVGVVLVPALVGIVWFGTMGGTALHLEMFEGIDISGPVHDDMAVAFFITLQQLPLGAILSVLATILISTFFITSADSGTFVMGMLTSKGKLNPSTQVKVTWGVIEGLIAAILLLAGGLGALQTASIAGAFPFMLFVIASMFGIFKALNNDYEMMEKGEFIGDIDLDY from the coding sequence ATGGCAGAAGAAGAAAAGCAGCAGAGAGGTAAGGGTTTGAAGGATATTGATCCAACGATATTCTGGGTTTCTGCTATTATTTCCGCAATCCTAATTGTCTGGGGAGCAATTGCAACAGATCATTTTGGTGGCATAATTGATAATGTTTTTAATTTTCTAGTAGGAAGCTTTGGCTGGCTTTATTTATTGTTTACAATGGTGATATTTATTTTAGTTATAATCTTAGGTTTTAGTAAGTTTGGTAAAATTAGACTTGGCAAACCTGGTGAAGAACCAGAGTATTCAACCCGTTCCTGGATAGCTATGTTATTTAGTGCTGGTATGGGAATCGGTCTTGTTTTCTGGGGTGTAGCAGAACCGATAATGCATTATGCTGCTCCGCCATTTGGCATAGAGGCAGGTACCGATGCGGCAGCACTTGAAGCTGGAGCATCTTCATTCTTTCACTGGGGTCTTCACCCCTGGGCGCTATATGCATTTTTTGGTTTAATGCTGGCCTATTTTTCATTTAGAAGAGGTCTACCACAGCTTCCAAGTTCAACGCTATATCCACTTTTAGGTAAAAAGGGAGTTAAAGGTGGCTGGGGTAAAGTCTTTAATATTCTAGCTGTATTTGCAACATTATTTGGAATCGCGACTTCACTAGGTCTCGGTGCCCAGCAGATTAATAGTGGGTTAAATGAACTGGTCGGTATGCCGGTCAGCAATAATATGGCATCAATAATTGTAGTTGTTATAACCTTTGCCTTTATTATCTCTGCAGTTACTGGTATCGATAAAGGTATTAAAATCTTAAGTAATATCAATATAACTATTGGAGGAATTTTACTTGCCTTTGTTATAATCTTTGGCCCAACAGTCTTTATACTGAGTTATACAATTGAAGCTACTGGTGAATATATTAATCAATTCTTAACCAGGAGTTTTTATACTGGCTCAGTTACCGGGGATCCCTGGCCTGGCTGGTGGACAATCTTTTACTGGGCCTGGTGGATAGCCTGGACACCATTTGTTGGCGGATTTATTGCCAGGATTTCTAGAGGTAGGACGATTAGAGAATTTGTCGTCGGTGTTGTCTTAGTTCCTGCTCTGGTAGGTATTGTCTGGTTTGGAACTATGGGAGGAACAGCACTCCACCTAGAAATGTTTGAAGGTATTGATATCTCAGGACCGGTCCATGATGATATGGCTGTCGCTTTTTTCATCACTTTACAGCAACTCCCGTTAGGGGCGATACTCAGTGTTCTGGCGACAATCTTAATCAGTACATTCTTTATTACATCTGCAGATTCAGGTACATTTGTAATGGGTATGCTTACATCTAAAGGTAAATTAAATCCTTCTACACAGGTTAAGGTTACCTGGGGAGTTATTGAAGGTTTGATTGCAGCTATCCTCTTACTTGCAGGAGGATTAGGGGCTCTACAAACTGCTTCAATTGCCGGGGCATTTCCGTTCATGCTCTTTGTAATTGCAAGCATGTTTGGCATTTTTAAGGCTCTGAACAATGATTATGAGATGATGGAGAAAGGTGAATTTATCGGAGATATTGATCTGGATTACTAA
- a CDS encoding corrinoid protein, translating into MADFEKLSESVIKGEEEKVKELVQEAIDAGLEPSEIINQGLISGMNVVGKRFKEGDMFVPEVLLSARSMKGGMELVKPLLVEGEMEEAGKVILGTVEGDLHDIGKNLVGMMMESGGLEVINLGTDVTAAEFAEAVREHKPDVLGMSALLTTTMLEMQNTIEVLIEEGLRDSVKIIVGGAPVTKEFADEIGADGWAPDAASAKDLVFELAEVN; encoded by the coding sequence ATGGCAGATTTTGAAAAGTTAAGCGAAAGTGTAATTAAAGGAGAAGAGGAGAAGGTTAAAGAGTTAGTCCAGGAGGCCATAGATGCAGGATTAGAGCCAAGTGAAATAATCAATCAGGGTCTAATTAGTGGCATGAATGTTGTAGGTAAGCGATTTAAAGAAGGAGATATGTTTGTGCCAGAGGTACTTTTATCAGCCCGCTCAATGAAAGGTGGCATGGAATTAGTTAAGCCATTATTAGTTGAAGGCGAGATGGAGGAAGCCGGCAAAGTTATATTAGGAACAGTAGAAGGCGATCTCCATGATATAGGCAAGAATTTAGTTGGAATGATGATGGAGAGCGGTGGCCTTGAGGTTATTAATTTAGGCACAGATGTAACAGCAGCAGAATTTGCAGAGGCTGTCAGAGAGCATAAACCAGATGTACTTGGAATGAGTGCACTTTTAACAACAACAATGTTAGAGATGCAAAATACAATTGAAGTATTAATAGAGGAAGGCTTAAGAGATTCAGTTAAAATAATAGTCGGTGGAGCTCCAGTAACAAAAGAATTTGCAGATGAGATAGGGGCAGATGGCTGGGCACCAGATGCAGCTTCAGCCAAGGATCTAGTCTTTGAATTAGCAGAAGTAAATTAG
- a CDS encoding trimethylamine methyltransferase family protein, with translation MSKYTRSRFNINKSVNYRSLSDDEREEIYLAALEVLERTGVKLFSEEAREIMIEAGCWQDDEEEELIRVPIGLSQWAVDSAPNKIILYDREGNRQLDLSTTRTYYGPGPTNTYHRDPYTGERRRPVLSDTENVARVCDALDNIDFVMDLGTPTGVTDNIADVHAFRTLVENTTKPIVHWGFDIEQYEDMIDIASIVAGSLEKLQQRPFFFLYSEPTSPLLHSREAIEKVIFAARKKIPIVYTPCVISGATTPATMAGTLVQGIAESIAGITLSQLVRPGTPIIMGGVYGIMDMNTTIYSYGSPEFNVLQAGVAEVAHHMGVPVFGTAGCTDSHTIDEQAAAEAAMSILTAAQSGANLVHDCGYISSGQCGSLEQLVMDDEIIGMVRRIMRGIEVTDETLAINVVDNVGPGGHFLGEDHTVKNFKKETWFPTLINRMRHDGWKHQAGSSRMGERIKEKLHKILDEHEVPALPEEKLEEIQKIIDRAEAREAEKAKKKKEGKK, from the coding sequence ATGAGCAAATATACAAGATCAAGGTTTAATATTAATAAGTCAGTTAATTACAGGTCTTTAAGCGATGATGAGAGAGAAGAAATTTATCTGGCAGCTCTGGAAGTCCTTGAAAGAACAGGGGTTAAATTATTCTCTGAAGAAGCAAGGGAAATAATGATTGAGGCAGGTTGCTGGCAGGATGATGAAGAAGAGGAGTTAATAAGAGTGCCAATAGGTCTTAGCCAGTGGGCAGTAGATTCAGCTCCGAATAAAATTATTCTTTATGACCGTGAAGGTAATCGCCAATTAGATCTCAGCACCACTAGAACCTATTATGGACCTGGGCCAACTAATACCTATCACCGTGATCCCTATACCGGCGAGCGGAGACGTCCGGTTTTGAGTGATACTGAAAATGTGGCCAGAGTCTGTGATGCTCTGGATAATATTGACTTTGTAATGGATCTTGGTACTCCAACTGGAGTTACTGATAATATTGCTGACGTCCATGCCTTTAGAACATTAGTTGAAAATACAACCAAGCCAATAGTTCACTGGGGTTTCGATATTGAGCAGTATGAAGATATGATAGATATTGCCTCTATAGTTGCCGGTTCACTGGAGAAACTTCAGCAGAGGCCATTCTTCTTCCTTTATTCTGAGCCAACATCACCTCTGCTCCATTCCAGAGAGGCTATAGAAAAAGTTATCTTTGCGGCCAGAAAAAAGATACCGATAGTTTATACTCCATGTGTTATTTCTGGAGCAACAACTCCAGCAACAATGGCCGGAACCCTTGTCCAGGGAATTGCTGAAAGTATTGCTGGAATTACATTATCACAACTTGTTCGTCCTGGAACTCCAATAATTATGGGTGGAGTTTACGGAATTATGGATATGAATACAACAATTTACAGTTATGGTAGTCCGGAATTCAATGTTCTTCAGGCAGGAGTTGCTGAAGTTGCTCACCATATGGGTGTTCCAGTATTTGGTACAGCTGGCTGTACAGATTCCCATACAATTGATGAACAGGCAGCAGCAGAAGCGGCCATGAGTATTTTAACAGCAGCCCAATCAGGAGCTAACCTGGTTCATGATTGCGGATATATAAGCTCAGGGCAGTGTGGTTCACTCGAACAACTGGTTATGGATGATGAAATTATAGGTATGGTTAGAAGAATTATGCGAGGAATAGAAGTAACAGATGAGACTCTGGCCATTAATGTTGTTGATAATGTCGGACCAGGAGGACATTTCTTAGGTGAAGACCATACAGTTAAGAATTTCAAAAAAGAGACCTGGTTCCCAACATTAATTAATAGAATGCGCCATGATGGCTGGAAACATCAGGCAGGCAGTTCAAGGATGGGAGAAAGAATTAAAGAAAAGCTCCATAAAATTTTAGATGAACATGAAGTACCAGCTCTTCCAGAAGAAAAACTTGAAGAAATTCAAAAGATTATAGATAGAGCCGAGGCCCGTGAAGCCGAGAAAGCCAAGAAAAAGAAGGAGGGCAAAAAATAA
- a CDS encoding corrinoid protein, with product MADFEKLSESVIKGEEEKVKELVQEAIDEGLEPSEIINQGLISGMNVVGKRFKEGDMFVPEVLLSARSMKGGMELVKPLLVEGEMEEAGKVILGTVEGDLHDIGKNLVGMMMESGGLEVINLGTDVTAAEFAEAVREHKPDVLGMSALLTTTMLEMQNTIEVLIEEGLRDSVKIIVGGAPVTKEFADEIGADGWAPDAASAKDLVFELAEVN from the coding sequence ATGGCAGATTTTGAAAAGTTAAGCGAAAGCGTAATTAAAGGAGAAGAGGAGAAAGTTAAAGAGCTAGTCCAGGAGGCCATAGATGAAGGATTAGAGCCAAGTGAAATAATCAATCAGGGTCTAATTAGTGGCATGAATGTTGTAGGTAAGAGATTTAAAGAGGGAGATATGTTTGTCCCAGAGGTGCTCTTATCAGCCCGTTCAATGAAAGGTGGCATGGAATTAGTTAAGCCGCTATTAGTTGAAGGCGAGATGGAGGAAGCCGGAAAAGTTATATTAGGAACAGTAGAGGGCGATCTCCATGATATTGGCAAGAACTTAGTTGGAATGATGATGGAGAGCGGTGGCCTTGAGGTCATCAATTTAGGCACAGATGTAACGGCAGCAGAATTTGCAGAAGCAGTTAGAGAGCATAAACCAGATGTTTTAGGAATGAGTGCACTTTTAACAACAACAATGCTAGAGATGCAAAACACAATTGAAGTATTAATAGAGGAAGGTTTAAGGGATTCAGTTAAAATAATAGTCGGTGGAGCTCCAGTGACAAAAGAATTTGCAGATGAGATAGGAGCAGATGGCTGGGCACCAGATGCAGCTTCAGCCAAGGATCTAGTCTTTGAATTAGCAGAAGTTAATTAG